A genomic region of Homalodisca vitripennis isolate AUS2020 chromosome 5, UT_GWSS_2.1, whole genome shotgun sequence contains the following coding sequences:
- the LOC124363575 gene encoding uncharacterized protein LOC124363575: MRPSVARARVVVARCHGDGDSGGAGVWRIRPAQSVSGRGRSEVLMQWQCVHYDGDHLVPLDWDLDLNLELTADSRTKLHRYLSEGHNELFRTMHPPRRSTTMTFHDRSALHRP, encoded by the coding sequence ATGAGACCATCTGTTGCGAGAGCACGTGTTGTTGTCGCGCGTTGCCATGGTGACGGAGACAGCGGCGGCGCGGGCGTGTGGAGGATAAGGCCAGCTCAGTCGGTGTCGGGACGTGGTCGGTCGGAGGTGTTAATGCAGTGGCAGTGCGTCCACTACGATGGTGACCACCTCGTCCCCCTAGACTGGGACCTGGACCTGAACCTCGAGCTGACGGCCGACTCTCGGACCAAACTGCACCGCTACTTGTCCGAGGGGCACAATGAGCTGTTCCGCACTATGCATCCTCCTCGCCGGTCTACCACCATGACCTTCCATGACAGGTCCGCACTCCACCGACCTTAA